From Actinoplanes oblitus, a single genomic window includes:
- a CDS encoding GOLPH3/VPS74 family protein: MTLLEEFTVLAHDQLGRRVIDSTRIDHGLGGALLLELVLAERVDVVDGRVVVRGAGSTGDALLDEALDRIATDRRARKPVDWVKRFAKGTQRRVLDRLVAAGVLRVERSTVLGVFPRTRYPSAYATAPAALEQLRTAILAGGQVPPRTAALGALVAATELDKKLFRDLDRKMVRTRLKEISQGDWAAAAVRKAIQDVQAAITAGVVAATTAAAISS, translated from the coding sequence ATGACCCTTCTCGAGGAGTTCACCGTTCTCGCGCATGACCAGCTCGGCCGGCGGGTCATCGACAGCACCCGGATCGATCACGGCTTGGGCGGCGCGCTGCTCCTGGAGCTGGTGCTGGCCGAGCGGGTCGACGTGGTGGACGGCCGGGTGGTGGTCCGGGGCGCCGGATCGACGGGTGACGCCCTGCTCGACGAGGCCCTCGACCGGATCGCCACCGACCGGCGGGCGCGCAAGCCGGTGGACTGGGTGAAACGCTTCGCCAAGGGCACCCAGCGCCGGGTGCTCGATCGGCTGGTCGCCGCCGGGGTGCTGCGCGTCGAGCGGAGCACGGTGCTCGGCGTCTTCCCCCGCACGCGGTACCCGTCGGCGTACGCCACCGCGCCGGCCGCCCTGGAGCAGCTCCGCACGGCGATCCTCGCCGGCGGCCAGGTGCCGCCTCGCACCGCCGCGCTCGGCGCCCTGGTGGCCGCGACCGAGCTGGACAAGAAGCTGTTCCGCGACCTCGACCGGAAGATGGTCCGGACCCGGCTCAAGGAGATCAGCCAGGGCGACTGGGCGGCCGCCGCGGTGCGCAAGGCGATCCAGGACGTCCAGGCCGCGATCACCGCCGGCGTGGTGGCCGCGACCACGGCCGCCGCGATCAGCTCGTAG
- a CDS encoding hemolysin family protein — MTNLIITAVLLLGNGVFVGGEFALIASRRTALEPLAATSKAARWALSAMNQIPLMIAGAQLGITICSLALGAIAEPALAHLLEKPFHAAGLPERAVHPVAFVLALVVVVFLHTVVGEMVPKNITLAGPERSALILGPFMLAFCTATKPLLVAMRWASRTVLKLWKIEATDAVKTVFTAEELAGMVTQARSEGLLGSEQYARIHAALGLNSRTAADTLLPWSRVTTVAADVSPATLEAVATRSGRSRFPVVQRDTRRVLGFVHVKDVLGYSGPQRRLPVPAEVIRPLAVVSPERSLADLLLTMRRDRLHIVLVSDGRRPLGVITLDDVLHAVIGEPAGAGNPAGRR; from the coding sequence ATGACTAACCTGATCATCACGGCCGTGCTGCTGCTCGGCAACGGGGTCTTCGTGGGCGGCGAGTTCGCGCTGATCGCCTCCCGGCGGACCGCGCTGGAGCCGCTGGCCGCCACGTCCAAGGCGGCCCGCTGGGCGCTGTCCGCGATGAACCAGATCCCGCTGATGATCGCCGGGGCACAGCTCGGCATCACCATCTGCTCGCTGGCACTCGGCGCGATCGCCGAGCCGGCCCTGGCCCACCTGCTGGAGAAACCGTTCCACGCGGCCGGTCTGCCGGAGCGGGCCGTGCACCCGGTCGCGTTCGTGCTGGCCCTGGTGGTCGTGGTCTTCCTGCACACGGTGGTCGGCGAGATGGTGCCGAAGAACATCACGCTCGCCGGTCCGGAGCGGTCCGCGCTGATCCTCGGCCCGTTCATGCTGGCCTTCTGCACCGCCACCAAGCCGCTGCTGGTGGCGATGCGCTGGGCGTCCCGGACGGTGCTGAAACTCTGGAAGATCGAGGCGACCGACGCGGTGAAGACCGTCTTCACCGCCGAGGAACTGGCCGGCATGGTCACTCAGGCGCGCAGCGAGGGCCTGCTCGGCTCCGAGCAGTACGCCCGGATCCACGCCGCGCTCGGGCTGAACAGCCGGACCGCGGCCGACACGCTGCTGCCGTGGTCCCGGGTGACCACGGTGGCCGCCGACGTGTCCCCGGCGACGCTGGAGGCGGTGGCCACCCGCAGCGGCCGGTCCCGTTTCCCGGTGGTGCAGCGGGACACCCGGCGGGTGCTGGGGTTCGTGCACGTCAAGGACGTCCTCGGCTACTCCGGCCCGCAGCGGCGGCTGCCCGTCCCGGCCGAGGTGATCCGGCCGCTCGCTGTGGTGTCGCCGGAGCGCAGCCTGGCCGACCTGCTGCTCACCATGCGGCGGGATCGGCTGCACATCGTGCTGGTCAGCGACGGGCGGCGGCCGCTCGGGGTGATCACGCTGGACGACGTGCTGCACGCGGTGATCGGCGAGCCAGCCGGGGCGGGGAACCCCGCGGGGCGGCGCTGA
- a CDS encoding PadR family transcriptional regulator yields MTNPMREPTYFILAALQDQPRHGYAIIKRAAELSHGRVKPATGTLYTALDRLTGEGYVRVVREETVNGRVRRYYALTPDGLAALRFEAARLAEAASVVISHVAVGLV; encoded by the coding sequence ATGACCAACCCGATGCGGGAGCCGACCTACTTCATCCTGGCCGCACTGCAGGACCAGCCCCGGCACGGCTACGCGATCATCAAGCGGGCCGCCGAGCTGTCGCACGGGCGGGTCAAGCCGGCCACCGGCACCCTGTACACCGCCCTCGACCGGCTCACCGGCGAGGGCTACGTGCGGGTGGTCCGGGAGGAGACGGTCAACGGCCGGGTCCGGCGTTACTACGCGCTCACCCCGGACGGCCTGGCCGCCCTGCGGTTCGAGGCGGCCCGCCTGGCCGAGGCGGCCAGCGTGGTCATCTCGCACGTCGCTGTGGGACTGGTGTGA
- a CDS encoding laminin G domain-containing protein yields MLPSRRRAFPIGALSATLVLVGAFLLTPRPAGTAARAQPAYRLLPPPAAGVLTNTTPFPAPVSLGRVRVASTPVSLRYDFDRGVGEPIADTGGQHELRPLGQNGGTLRLVPEGVGLAVAYPDRCTLPRERDCPRAILEGQRDDSLNPGRRPLRYGASVLMTHADLADGANVVQKGYSVGGVSQFKLQVDHRQGHPSCVMAGERASIYRAEPQVDVADGRWHDLECNRTENRLTMLVDGVPYASVPVPPALSIANAEPLRVGGKGPGRGNDQFAGEIDNVFLDIGA; encoded by the coding sequence ATGCTTCCCTCCCGGCGGCGTGCCTTCCCGATCGGTGCCCTGTCCGCAACCCTCGTTCTCGTCGGCGCCTTCCTCCTGACTCCCCGGCCCGCCGGCACCGCCGCGCGCGCCCAGCCCGCCTATCGCCTGCTGCCCCCGCCCGCGGCCGGCGTGCTCACCAACACCACGCCCTTTCCGGCACCGGTCTCGCTGGGCCGGGTCCGGGTGGCCAGCACCCCCGTATCGCTGCGCTACGACTTCGATCGGGGGGTCGGCGAGCCGATCGCGGACACCGGCGGGCAGCACGAACTGCGGCCGCTCGGGCAGAACGGCGGGACGCTGCGCCTCGTACCGGAAGGGGTCGGCCTGGCGGTCGCCTACCCGGACCGATGCACCCTGCCCCGGGAGCGGGATTGCCCCCGGGCGATCCTCGAAGGCCAGCGCGACGACAGCCTCAACCCGGGCCGCCGCCCGCTGCGCTACGGCGCGTCCGTCCTGATGACCCACGCCGACCTCGCCGACGGCGCGAACGTGGTGCAGAAGGGCTACTCGGTCGGCGGGGTCAGCCAGTTCAAACTGCAGGTCGACCACCGGCAGGGGCACCCGAGCTGCGTGATGGCCGGCGAGCGGGCGAGCATCTACCGAGCCGAACCGCAGGTCGACGTCGCCGACGGGCGCTGGCACGACCTGGAGTGCAACCGCACCGAGAACCGGCTGACCATGCTGGTGGACGGCGTGCCCTACGCCTCGGTGCCGGTGCCGCCGGCGCTCTCCATCGCGAACGCGGAACCGCTCCGGGTCGGCGGCAAGGGTCCCGGCCGCGGCAACGACCAGTTCGCCGGCGAGATCGACAATGTCTTCCTGGACATCGGCGCATAG
- a CDS encoding hemolysin family protein, with protein MDGLLLTAVLPLVAFALLTAGNAFFVAAEFGLVTVDRAEIDQRAAAGDRRAGTVRTALHGLSFQLSGAQLGITLTALLTGYLAEPALSRLITPVVEPLAGSATETITHVLALVVATLLSMLFGELVPKNAALARPMGLALATAAPLRGFSRLFRPMITALNGTANWLVRRIGIEPQEELASARSPEELGLLAAISARAGALPTDTATLMRRTIRFGEKRAAKAMTPRVDVVGLKTTASVADLITVARQTGHTRFPVYENTLDVVTGVAGVNDALGVPPERRAATKVSALAREPVYVPESLGLDKVLAALRAADADLAIVVDEYGGTDGVVTVEDLIEELVGEIADEYDTELDEAGAAELTAPGGEKTFLVDGLLREDEVLEQTGFALPEGPYETLAGFLLARLGHIPVVGESLEEQGWEFTVMEVDRHRIEQVRVVAPPEEPADD; from the coding sequence ATGGACGGCCTGCTCCTGACCGCGGTGCTCCCGCTGGTGGCTTTCGCGCTGCTGACGGCGGGCAACGCGTTTTTCGTGGCAGCCGAGTTCGGGTTGGTCACCGTCGACCGGGCGGAGATCGATCAGCGCGCCGCGGCGGGCGACCGCCGCGCCGGGACGGTCCGCACCGCGCTGCACGGGCTCTCTTTCCAGCTCTCCGGCGCCCAGCTCGGCATCACACTGACCGCACTGCTCACCGGCTACCTGGCCGAGCCGGCCCTGTCCCGGCTGATCACCCCGGTGGTCGAGCCGCTGGCCGGGTCGGCCACCGAGACCATCACGCATGTGCTCGCGCTGGTCGTCGCGACCCTGCTGTCGATGCTCTTCGGCGAGCTGGTGCCGAAAAACGCGGCGCTCGCCCGGCCGATGGGCCTGGCACTGGCCACCGCCGCCCCGCTGCGCGGTTTCTCCCGGCTGTTCCGGCCGATGATCACCGCGTTGAACGGGACGGCCAACTGGCTGGTCCGCCGGATCGGCATCGAGCCGCAGGAGGAGCTGGCCAGCGCCCGCTCGCCGGAAGAGCTAGGGCTGCTCGCGGCGATCAGCGCCCGGGCCGGCGCGCTGCCCACCGACACCGCGACGCTGATGCGCCGGACCATCCGGTTCGGCGAGAAGCGCGCGGCGAAGGCGATGACCCCGCGGGTCGACGTCGTCGGGCTGAAGACCACGGCGAGCGTCGCCGACCTGATCACGGTGGCCCGGCAGACCGGGCACACCCGGTTCCCGGTGTACGAGAACACGCTCGACGTGGTGACCGGCGTGGCCGGGGTCAACGACGCCCTCGGGGTGCCGCCCGAACGGCGGGCCGCGACCAAGGTGTCGGCGCTGGCCCGGGAGCCGGTGTACGTACCGGAAAGCCTCGGTCTCGACAAGGTGCTGGCCGCGCTGCGGGCGGCGGACGCCGACCTGGCCATCGTGGTCGACGAGTACGGCGGCACCGACGGCGTGGTGACCGTCGAGGACCTGATCGAGGAGCTGGTCGGCGAGATCGCCGACGAGTACGACACCGAGCTCGACGAGGCCGGAGCCGCCGAGCTGACCGCGCCCGGCGGCGAGAAGACGTTCCTGGTCGACGGCCTCCTGCGGGAGGACGAGGTACTGGAGCAGACCGGTTTCGCCCTGCCCGAGGGGCCGTACGAGACGCTGGCGGGCTTCCTGCTCGCCCGGCTCGGGCACATCCCGGTGGTCGGCGAGTCCCTCGAGGAGCAGGGGTGGGAGTTCACCGTGATGGAGGTGGACCGGCACCGGATCGAGCAGGTCCGGGTGGTCGCCCCGCCGGAGGAGCCGGCCGATGACTAA